TTCATCAGAAACTTGTTTTATTTCATCAGAAACTTGTTCTATTTCATCAGAATCAGATAGTGTTTTAGTTGCTCTTCTTGCTCTTTATACAGTTTTTGCATATTTTGTTCTACTGCTTTAGTAAGGTTATATGCTTCTTTCGCAACATTAGCCGCAACTATTACTTTATCACTAGATTCCTTTATTTTTTCTAAATCTATTTCTGCCATTTGAGCTAAATCGTGCATATTTGTTGTTGCACCTTTTACCTGATCTGCAGCAGATGAAATTAAATTAACCACACTTATAACTGCTTCTACAACTTTATTTGCCTCATTTGATGCATTTAAATTATCTGTTGTATTTTTTGCTTCTTTTAGTGAATTTGTAGTTTGCCCCAATAGCTGATTTAATTCACCTAATATACTCTGTTTTTTTGACTCGTAATCTTTTGAATTTACACCTTCATTATCTAAAGAACAAGATATTGAGAGTATTAAAAATAAACTTGACAGTAATATTTTTATTAATTTTTTCATATTTATACTCCTATAATAAACATAATGTCTTAAATTATATTTTGATATCAATTATCTAATTTCTATTTATCTTGACTAACTTAGGGCCAAAGAAAACAGCAGTTAATACTGAAAGTATGCTTCGTGATGTTAAAATAAACAAAAAAAATAACTTTTATAGAAAATTATCTTTAAGCTATGTGAAAAGCTTATAGATAAAGCTTGTTAGCTTTATCTATAAGTCTTAAAAAATGACAGTAAAAAGTATAGATTCTCCTAATAATTTAGATAAAGGTATTTTAAATAATGTAGAAAATACAGTAGATACGTAACTATTGTATTTAGTATTTAGTATTTAGTATTTAGTATTTAGCATTTAGTATTTAGTATTTAGTATTTAGTATTTAGTATTTAGTATTTAGTATTTAGTATTTAAATTACTATGTATTAATATGTTTAGTGTTTATAGTATAAATATAAAAATAATAAATGTAAATAACAAAAATAATTGAAGTAAAGAGGGGATTGTGGGTAATCTTGCGTGTGAAGGTAAATTTCAATATGAGTATGTAAAAAAAATCTTGATAAGGATTTTCCAGAAAATGTTGTAGTAGACAATAAACATCCCATTATTGCCATATAAGCTTAACTAAATACTATCAAAAAATAAGATATTAAATAGTTGCAAAATTCTTAAAAAGCCCTACGCCCAAGCATATCAATTTAATCGCTTTATCTCTGGCTTATCTAATGAATCACTAGAATCAACCCATCAAAACTCCTCCCTTCCCTCTAATATCATTATGGTTGTCTTTTTTTTAAAAAAATCACATATGTATTAATTCTCAGCTTATCTTCCCTATACATTAGATTAAAAATAGATACACAAACAACCATGCTATTTTCGCTTCAACAAAATACCTATCAAAAAACAATATTTTACTTTCCTTATACAAGATAAAAAGATATAATATATTTGATATGTAAAATCGCTTTAATTTTTATTTAAACTTAATAAATAAATTGGAGAGAGAATAAAAAAAAAGAATGATAAAAGGCAATGCGTTTATT
This sequence is a window from Borreliella afzelii. Protein-coding genes within it:
- a CDS encoding OspD family protein, which produces MKKLIKILLSSLFLILSISCSLDNEGVNSKDYESKKQSILGELNQLLGQTTNSLKEAKNTTDNLNASNEANKVVEAVISVVNLISSAADQVKGATTNMHDLAQMAEIDLEKIKESSDKVIVAANVAKEAYNLTKAVEQNMQKLYKEQEEQLKHYLILMK